The Tistrella mobilis genome window below encodes:
- a CDS encoding efflux RND transporter periplasmic adaptor subunit, with amino-acid sequence MKKIILGVVVVAALAGGGWYGAEWWRHGRFVESTDDAYVHGDIANIAPRVAGQVTEVAVKDNTAIDAGALLFRIDDADYRAKVAEAEAALARARASVGVIDRQLELQKTEIARAEAGVASAEAERARATGDLKRYAELNRTAAASAQRYDTARADARKAEASLAEARAAVAAAEGQVPVLEANRVEAEAEIASAEATLQAARLDLAHTVVRAPQSGIVANRSVEPGEYVKAGQTALAIVPLPETYVVANFKETQLAAMRPGQPVTIAVDALGGRELHGRVESLSPASGARFSLLPPENATGNFTKIVQRVPVRIAVDAADPAAKLLVPGLSVVVAVDTAAEPAAEAVQPQYGLGAEPTAPRLAQR; translated from the coding sequence ATGAAGAAGATCATCCTCGGCGTGGTGGTCGTTGCGGCACTGGCCGGCGGGGGCTGGTACGGTGCGGAGTGGTGGCGCCATGGTCGCTTCGTCGAAAGCACCGACGACGCCTATGTCCACGGCGACATCGCCAATATCGCACCGCGTGTGGCCGGCCAGGTCACCGAGGTGGCGGTCAAGGACAACACCGCGATCGATGCCGGCGCCCTGCTGTTCCGGATCGACGATGCCGACTACAGGGCCAAGGTCGCCGAAGCCGAGGCGGCGCTGGCGCGCGCCAGGGCATCGGTGGGCGTGATCGACCGTCAGCTTGAACTCCAGAAGACCGAGATCGCGCGCGCCGAGGCGGGCGTCGCCTCGGCCGAGGCCGAACGCGCCCGCGCCACCGGTGATCTCAAGCGCTATGCCGAACTGAACCGTACCGCGGCCGCCAGTGCCCAGCGCTACGACACCGCCCGTGCCGATGCCCGCAAGGCCGAGGCGTCGCTGGCCGAGGCCAGGGCGGCCGTGGCGGCTGCCGAAGGTCAGGTGCCGGTGCTGGAGGCGAACCGGGTGGAGGCCGAGGCGGAGATCGCCTCTGCCGAAGCGACGCTTCAGGCGGCCCGGCTCGATCTTGCCCATACCGTGGTGCGTGCGCCGCAGTCGGGGATCGTCGCCAACCGGTCGGTCGAACCCGGTGAGTATGTCAAGGCGGGCCAGACCGCGCTCGCGATCGTGCCGCTGCCCGAGACCTATGTGGTCGCGAACTTCAAGGAAACCCAGCTTGCGGCGATGCGTCCCGGTCAGCCGGTGACCATCGCGGTCGATGCCCTTGGCGGGCGGGAACTCCATGGCCGGGTCGAGAGCCTGTCGCCGGCCAGCGGTGCCCGCTTCAGCCTGCTGCCGCCCGAGAACGCCACCGGCAACTTCACCAAGATCGTCCAGCGCGTGCCCGTCCGCATCGCGGTCGACGCGGCCGACCCGGCGGCGAAGCTGCTGGTGCCGGGACTGTCGGTGGTGGTGGCCGTCGATACCGCTGCCGAGCCCGCGGCCGAAGCGGTTCAGCCGCAGTACGGCCTGGGTGCCGAGCCCACGGCCCCGCGCCTGGCGCAGCGCT